The Streptomyces sp. NBC_00344 genome includes a window with the following:
- a CDS encoding alkaline phosphatase PhoX, whose amino-acid sequence MPLSRREFSRQSALTGAGVALTGAVGALATAPGALAATEPSADGHGAGHDDAHGHGHREPGYGALVADPAGLLALPEGFSYRVITRTGVTMLESGETTPSNHDGTAAFAGPRGTTLLVNNHELGGPRSRIPHPVPHIEGLVYDPAAGGGCTVVEVHRSGEVAEWVGIAGTATNCAGGSTPWGTWLTCEETEDKAGANGMTKDHGYVFEVDPRDSRANQAPRPIKALGRYAHEAVVVDPGSGHLYLTEDAAGPNGLLYRWTPPEQGFRHGRGQLGSLTDTAGVLQAAKCYDRHGRFVDDLSRATRTGTVYGVDWADVPDRDAKSVSVRKQFADGAVTRARKLEGMWWADGGTYIVSSFARDESPVQHDGQVWFYDAKRRTLTLKVLLGVNRDPASDGAFDGPDNITVSPYGGLVIAEDGEGVQHLFGATDGGRTYPIARNELNIGTAEEPEYSEFTGVTFSPDGRTLFANIQTPGIMLAITGPWKRQNR is encoded by the coding sequence ATGCCGCTCAGCCGCAGGGAATTCAGCAGACAGTCCGCGCTCACCGGTGCGGGCGTGGCCCTGACGGGGGCCGTCGGAGCGCTTGCCACCGCCCCCGGGGCCCTCGCCGCGACCGAGCCGTCCGCCGACGGTCACGGCGCCGGTCACGACGACGCCCACGGTCACGGCCACCGGGAGCCCGGCTACGGCGCCCTGGTGGCCGATCCCGCCGGTCTGCTCGCGCTGCCAGAGGGGTTCTCCTATCGCGTCATCACCCGCACGGGGGTGACCATGCTCGAGTCCGGCGAGACCACTCCCTCCAACCACGACGGAACCGCGGCCTTCGCGGGCCCGCGCGGCACCACACTGCTGGTCAACAACCATGAACTGGGCGGACCACGCTCCAGGATCCCCCATCCGGTGCCGCACATCGAGGGGCTGGTCTACGACCCCGCGGCGGGCGGTGGCTGCACGGTCGTCGAGGTGCACCGCAGTGGCGAGGTCGCCGAATGGGTCGGCATCGCGGGTACGGCCACCAACTGCGCGGGCGGCAGCACTCCGTGGGGCACCTGGCTGACCTGCGAGGAGACCGAGGACAAGGCCGGCGCCAACGGTATGACCAAGGATCACGGCTATGTGTTCGAGGTCGATCCGCGGGACAGCAGAGCCAACCAGGCACCCCGGCCGATCAAGGCACTCGGCCGCTATGCGCACGAGGCCGTCGTGGTCGACCCGGGGAGCGGTCATCTCTATCTGACCGAGGACGCGGCAGGCCCCAACGGGCTGCTCTACCGCTGGACACCCCCGGAGCAGGGGTTCCGGCACGGCCGCGGACAGCTGGGGAGCCTTACGGACACGGCCGGTGTGCTGCAGGCCGCGAAGTGCTACGACCGGCACGGAAGATTCGTCGACGACCTGTCCCGCGCCACGCGTACCGGCACGGTCTACGGCGTCGACTGGGCGGATGTGCCGGACCGTGACGCGAAGTCGGTCTCGGTGCGCAAGCAGTTCGCCGACGGAGCGGTGACCCGCGCCAGGAAGCTGGAGGGCATGTGGTGGGCCGACGGCGGCACCTACATCGTGTCCTCGTTCGCCCGCGACGAGAGCCCTGTCCAGCACGACGGACAGGTGTGGTTCTACGACGCCAAGCGGCGCACACTGACGCTGAAGGTCCTTCTCGGGGTGAACCGCGACCCCGCGTCGGACGGCGCCTTCGACGGCCCCGACAACATCACCGTGTCCCCCTACGGCGGTCTGGTCATCGCTGAGGACGGCGAGGGGGTGCAGCACCTCTTCGGCGCCACCGACGGCGGCCGTACATATCCGATCGCCAGGAACGAACTCAACATCGGGACGGCGGAGGAACCCGAGTACAGCGAGTTCACCGGCGTGACGTTCTCGCCCGACGGACGGACGCTCTTCGCGAATATCCAGACACCGGGCATCATGCTGGCCATCACGGGACCCTGGAAGCGCCAGAACCGCTAG
- a CDS encoding winged helix-turn-helix transcriptional regulator, translating into MPRRRYDQYCAAARALDTVGDRWTLLIVRELLAGPRRYTDLHADLPGVSTDVLASRLKDMERDGLTTRRKLPPPGAVSVYELTPRGLELLPVLTALADWGAPALADRRPTDALRAHWFAIPLARRLEDLGANVVEVRLDEGVFHVRTDNGRPLYGDGPADRPDATLTLDTGTCIAISEGRISVKDGVREGLVVLEIPPV; encoded by the coding sequence CGCAGCCCGTGCCCTCGACACCGTCGGGGACCGGTGGACCCTGCTGATCGTCCGGGAGCTGCTGGCCGGCCCCCGCCGCTACACGGACCTGCACGCGGACCTGCCCGGTGTGAGCACCGATGTCCTCGCCTCCCGGCTGAAGGACATGGAACGCGACGGACTGACGACCCGGCGTAAACTGCCGCCGCCCGGTGCGGTGTCCGTGTACGAACTGACCCCGCGCGGACTGGAGCTGCTGCCGGTCCTCACCGCGCTGGCCGACTGGGGCGCCCCGGCACTGGCCGATCGCCGTCCCACCGACGCGCTCCGGGCGCACTGGTTCGCCATCCCCCTCGCGCGCCGCCTGGAGGATCTCGGCGCGAACGTGGTCGAGGTGCGTCTGGACGAGGGCGTCTTCCATGTGCGCACCGACAACGGCCGGCCGCTCTACGGCGACGGCCCCGCGGACCGGCCCGATGCCACCCTCACGCTGGACACCGGCACCTGTATCGCGATCAGCGAGGGCAGGATCTCGGTCAAGGACGGCGTGCGTGAAGGTCTGGTGGTGCTGGAGATCCCGCCCGTGTGA
- a CDS encoding CarD family transcriptional regulator, protein MTKSAGSRRHLPSSPFNRPAQAAAPIEIFDVGDRVSHDQFGLGRVIGIEGDNDAVLIDFSGRQGRILSPYAKLTKL, encoded by the coding sequence ATGACTAAGTCAGCCGGATCCCGGCGCCACCTGCCCTCCAGTCCCTTCAACCGCCCGGCCCAAGCTGCCGCACCGATCGAGATTTTCGATGTGGGAGACCGGGTTTCGCATGATCAGTTCGGGCTCGGAAGAGTCATCGGAATCGAGGGCGACAATGACGCCGTGCTCATCGACTTCTCCGGGCGTCAGGGGAGGATCCTCAGCCCATACGCCAAGCTGACCAAGCTCTGA
- a CDS encoding TetR/AcrR family transcriptional regulator — translation MPKPMRADARRNYERLVREAAPAFAARGADASLDDIARRAGVGSGTLYRHFPTRQDLLEAVYADSIGELVCQAAEFSASARPPGEALSDWLQKLAEQVIHLRGLKTLLGAAMADGGPPVITTCSGRLRGAAGDLLAAAQQAGEVRADLQVTELLRLTHAVTTAAEPGSGDRCGIARYLSLMLDGIGCAGPGRAGAGRGGAGDRAAGAA, via the coding sequence ATGCCGAAGCCGATGCGGGCCGACGCGCGCCGCAACTACGAACGCCTCGTTCGCGAGGCGGCGCCGGCCTTCGCCGCGCGGGGCGCCGACGCGTCGCTCGACGACATCGCCAGGCGCGCCGGGGTCGGCTCGGGCACGCTCTACCGGCACTTCCCGACCCGTCAGGATCTCCTCGAAGCGGTCTATGCCGACTCCATCGGGGAACTCGTCTGCCAGGCTGCCGAGTTCAGCGCCTCGGCGCGGCCGCCGGGCGAGGCGCTGAGCGACTGGCTGCAGAAACTCGCCGAGCAGGTGATCCATCTCCGCGGCCTGAAGACGCTGCTCGGGGCCGCGATGGCCGATGGCGGCCCGCCGGTGATCACCACCTGCAGCGGCCGGCTCAGGGGTGCGGCGGGTGACCTGCTCGCGGCGGCACAACAGGCCGGCGAGGTGCGCGCCGATCTGCAGGTCACGGAGCTGCTGCGGCTGACCCACGCCGTCACGACGGCAGCAGAGCCGGGCTCGGGCGACAGGTGCGGGATCGCCCGCTACCTCTCGCTGATGCTCGACGGGATCGGCTGCGCCGGGCCCGGTCGGGCCGGTGCCGGTCGCGGCGGGGCGGGCGACCGGGCAGCGGGCGCGGCGTGA
- a CDS encoding SDR family NAD(P)-dependent oxidoreductase, which yields MEFPTTGRRVLISGASRGLGRAVARVFAANGDRVAVHYASREAQALRTLESLSGSGHVLVGGDLSDPAGAADVAGRTAAELGGIDVLVNNAAVNVRHPLPETPYEEWVAAWQQHVAVNLLATAHLSHLAGRRMIDGGTGGRIVNIGSRGAFRGEPDHPAYGATKAAVHALGQSLAVSLAPYGIGVASVAPGFFETERVAHRLSGAEGEAIRAQSPFGRVASADEIAAAVLWLASPAAEWSSGTVLDLNGASHLRT from the coding sequence ATGGAATTCCCAACAACCGGCCGGCGTGTCCTCATCAGCGGCGCCTCGCGCGGCCTGGGACGCGCCGTCGCCCGCGTCTTCGCGGCCAACGGCGACCGGGTCGCGGTGCACTACGCATCCCGGGAGGCCCAGGCACTGCGGACGCTGGAATCGCTCAGCGGCAGCGGCCATGTGCTGGTGGGCGGCGACCTGTCGGACCCCGCCGGTGCGGCCGACGTCGCCGGACGCACCGCCGCGGAACTGGGCGGGATCGACGTACTCGTGAACAACGCCGCGGTGAATGTGCGCCACCCGCTTCCCGAGACGCCGTACGAGGAGTGGGTGGCCGCCTGGCAGCAGCATGTGGCCGTCAATCTGCTGGCCACGGCACATCTCAGCCACCTCGCCGGGCGCCGCATGATCGACGGAGGGACGGGCGGCCGGATCGTCAACATCGGTTCACGCGGCGCATTCCGCGGTGAGCCCGATCACCCGGCGTACGGCGCGACCAAGGCGGCGGTGCACGCACTCGGCCAGTCGCTGGCGGTCTCGCTCGCGCCGTACGGGATCGGCGTCGCTTCGGTCGCCCCCGGATTCTTCGAGACCGAACGGGTGGCACACCGGCTGAGCGGGGCCGAGGGCGAGGCGATCCGGGCTCAGTCGCCCTTCGGGCGGGTGGCATCGGCGGACGAGATCGCGGCAGCCGTGCTCTGGCTCGCCTCACCGGCCGCGGAGTGGTCGTCGGGCACCGTGCTCGATCTCAACGGCGCCTCGCACCTGCGGACCTGA
- a CDS encoding DUF6011 domain-containing protein codes for MLPETGPENGRRPVLCQMCGRPLKGRASRRTGLGPACDAKLHPAGPDIRARRHEVDQETLPGIE; via the coding sequence ATGCTGCCCGAAACCGGGCCGGAGAACGGGCGCAGGCCGGTGCTCTGCCAGATGTGCGGCAGGCCGCTGAAGGGACGGGCGTCACGGCGAACGGGGCTGGGGCCTGCCTGCGACGCGAAGCTGCATCCCGCGGGCCCGGACATCAGGGCCCGCCGCCATGAGGTGGACCAGGAGACGCTTCCAGGGATCGAGTGA